A single region of the Candidatus Chlorobium masyuteum genome encodes:
- a CDS encoding SDR family oxidoreductase, with protein MSAFKGSVLVAGATGRTGEWVVKRLQAHGIAFRLFVRSGEKAIRLFGPEIIDRLTIGSVEHPEEIRAAVQNAQAVISAIGGNVTDPAAPPPSAIDRDGIINLATIAKEEDVRHFILVSSLSVTKPDHPLNKYGRVLSMKLEAENEVRRLYSEPGFTYTILRPGGLLDGAPLQHNLLFDTGDNITTGVIQRSDVAEVAVLSLFTPEAHNLTFELIEKEEVSLASLAPFFKQIHS; from the coding sequence ATGAGTGCATTCAAGGGCAGTGTACTGGTAGCGGGAGCTACCGGAAGAACCGGGGAGTGGGTAGTGAAGCGCCTTCAGGCTCACGGCATTGCGTTTCGGCTCTTTGTACGATCTGGCGAAAAAGCAATAAGGCTTTTCGGGCCTGAAATCATTGACCGGTTGACTATCGGTTCTGTAGAGCATCCCGAAGAGATCAGGGCTGCGGTGCAAAACGCACAGGCCGTCATCTCTGCAATCGGAGGAAATGTAACTGACCCGGCTGCACCCCCGCCCTCGGCAATCGACCGTGACGGCATCATCAACCTTGCAACCATAGCCAAAGAGGAGGATGTAAGGCACTTTATTCTTGTCAGCTCGCTCAGTGTTACCAAGCCTGATCACCCCCTGAACAAGTATGGCCGGGTACTCTCCATGAAGCTCGAAGCTGAAAACGAGGTCCGCAGACTCTACTCCGAACCCGGCTTTACCTACACCATTCTCAGGCCCGGAGGGCTGCTTGACGGAGCACCTCTTCAGCACAATCTGCTGTTTGATACCGGCGACAACATCACCACCGGAGTTATCCAGAGAAGCGATGTTGCAGAGGTTGCCGTCCTCTCTCTCTTCACCCCTGAAGCCCATAATCTGACCTTTGAACTCATCGAGAAAGAGGAAGTTTCGCTGGCCTCACTCGCACCATTCTTCAAGCAGATTCACTCCTGA